The following is a genomic window from Armatimonadota bacterium.
GAGAACCTCCCCCGCACCGACTGCCCATGGGCCCGGGCGGGAAGGGCGCCAACGCGGCGGTGGCCGCACGGTGTCGTGGAAGCCCTGCTGGGCGAAAGCTAGCAGGAGTCCGCGGATCCCCGGCGAAGTAGAGCTCGCGCCAAAAAGAACGGACTGTCCGCGAGCGATGTCCAGGTGGAGGTCGGAGAGCGGACTTGCCAGGAGCTGCGGGCCCTGGGGGAAGCCCTCTTCGTGGGGGAGACGTGAGCCGGGCGGAGGATGCGCGCCGGATGGTGGAGCGCACCGTGGAGGCCTTCGGTCGGCTGGACGTCCTCGTGAACAACGCGGGGATCACCCTCCGGGCCACGGTGGTAGACACAGAGGAGGCGGACTGGGATCGGGTGCTGGCCGTGAACCTGAAAGGGGTATACCTCTGCTCCAAGTACGCCATTCCCCACATGATCCGCAGCGGGGGCGGCAGCATCATCAACATCGAATCCATCGCCAGTTTCATCGGTCTCGTGGAGAACGCAGCCTACAATGCCAGCAAGGGCGGGGTGCTCACCCTCACCCGGAATATGGCTTTGGACTATGCCCGGCACAACATCCGCGTGAATACCATCTGCCCCGCCATGATCATGACCCCCATGCTGGAGGCCTTCATAGGTCGGCGGGTTGCACCTCAGTTTCGCGGGCCTGGGGAACTGGCATCGGTTGCTCACGGATCCCCGGTTCTGGACAAGTCTCGGGAACACGGTGGCGATCGTGGCGGGAGCCGTGAGCCTGGAGGTCCTGTTGGGGTTCGGGCTCGCGCTCCTGGTATACCGTCCCTTGCCGGGAGGGGCCTTCTTCCGCGTGCTCTTCGTCATCCCCATGGCCCTCACCCCCATCGCGGTGGGGTATATGTGGCGGATGCTGCTCAACGAGACCATCGGTCCCCTCAACGCCATCCTGGAGGCCGTGGGCCTTCCACCCCTCGGCTGGGTGAGCGGAGATACGCTGCCCCTTCTGTCCATGATCCTGGTGGACGTGTGGCAGTGGACGCCCTTCGTCCTGTGTCTGGCCAGCCTGCAGGCCCTTCCGGAAGAGCTCTGGGAGGCAGCCCAGCTCGATGGGGCCTCCGGAGGGCAGACCCTCCGGTACCTGACCCTCCCCCTGATGATCCCCACCCTCCTCACCGCGGGCTTCCTGCGGGCCGTAGAGGCCTTTAAGATCGTGGACGTCATCTTCATCATCACGGGCGGAGGACCCGGCACCCGCACAGAAAGCCTCACCCTGCACGCCTACTACCGGGGTCTCCACGCGTTTGACCTCGCATACGGGGCCACCATCGCCTTCAGTCTCTTCCCCCTGTACTGGCTTGTGACCGCCTCCTTGAAGGACGCCCTCGCCGTCCACCAGGGGCCGAAGTTCCTCCCCTGGGTGGACTTCCAACCGACCCTGGACGCCTGGCGGAACCTCCTCCTGGGGGTAGAGCGGGAGACGGTCTACGGACCGCTCCTGAATAGCCTCGTGGTGGGAAGCAGCAGCAGCCTTCTCTCCATGGCCCTGGGCGCGAGCGCCGCCTACGGGCTCGCGCGGCTTCGGGTGCGGCTGGGACCCATGACCAACGAGGACGTGCTCTTCTGGATCGTCTCCCAGCGCATCATGCCCCCCATCGTCACCGCCCTAGCGCTTTTCCTCCTGCTGCGCACGGTGGGTCTCCTCGATACCCGTACGGGTCTTGTGCTCGTGTATGTGACCTTCAACCTTCCGCTTGCCACCTGGCTCATGCACAAATTCTTCCGTCAGATCCCGCCCTCCCTGGAGGAGGCGGCCCTGGTGGACGGTGCGACCCGGGCCCGGGTCCTGTGGCACGTGGTCCTGCCGGTTTCCGTGCCGGGACTGGTGGCCACGTTCCTGTTCTGCTTCCTGTTCGCGTGGAACGAGCTCCTGTTCGCCCTCATCCTCACCTTCAACCGGGCCCGTACCCTCCCCACCCTCATCGCGGCCCAGCACACCCAGCGGGGGATCGAGTGGCGGTCGCTCTCCGCCATGTCCCTCATCACCCTCGCCCCCGTGGTCTTGATCACCCTGTTGCTGCAGGGGTATTTGGTAGGGCGGGTGCTGGGAGGGACGGAGCGATGAAGATCCGGGCACACGCGCGCAACGGCGTGCAATCCGTGGAGCGGGCCGCGGCGGTGCTGCGGGTCCTGGGGGAGGCAGGCCGGCCCCTGGGGGTTGCGGAGATCAGCGCGCGGATCGCGGTCCCCCGCCCCACCGTCTACCGCCTCCTCCAGTCCCTGGCCCGGGAAGGACTGGTGACCCCCGTGGGCCGCGGCTTCACCATCGGGGCTGGGGTGCTGTGGCTCGCCGCGCGGCGCCTGGAGCAGCTGGAACTCCGGACCGTGGGTCGCCCCATCCTCAAGGACCTGCGGGACCGCACGGGCGAGACCGTGCACCTTGCGGTGCTGGAGGGGGGCCAGGTGGTCTACGTGGAGAAGGTGGAGTCCCCCGGCCCCATCCGCATGGCCTCCATGGTGGGCCGCATCTTCCCTGCTCACAGCACCGCCCTGGGTAAGGCCATGCTGGCCTATCTGCCGCAGGAGCAGCTTCAGGAAATCCTCCGCCGGCACGGGCTTCCCGCCCGCACCGCAAACACCATCACGGACCCCGCCCGTCTGTTGGAAGAGCTTGCCCTCGTCCGCGCCCGGGGCTTCTCCATCGACAACGTGGAAAACGAGGAGGGGATCCGGTGCGTGGGCGCCCCCATCTTCGATCACACGGGCGCGGTGGCAGGCGCGGTGAGCGTCTCGGGATCCGTGGCCACCATCTCCCTGGAGCGGGCCCGACGGGAACTGGGACCCCTCGTGCGGGAGGCCGCGGAGCGCATCTCCCGGGCCCTGGGCTGGAGCGGAGCGCCCCGGTGGGGACGACGGTAGCCTGGCCGCTCGACGCATACCGTCCCCATGCTCCTTACCCGGGCAGGGCGTTGCGGGCGCAGATCTCCGCGTACAGATAGGCGCTGGGCCGGAAGGTGCGGATCTGGGTTTGGGGGTCTAGGGCGATGAGCCCGAACCGGAGGCTCCACCCCTCCGCCCACTCGAAGTTGTCCACCAGCGACCAGTGGTAGTAGCCGCGCACATCCGCGCCCTCCTCGATGGCCCGATGGAGGGCGGAGAGGTGCTCCACCAGAAACCGAGGCCGTAGGTCGTCGTCCGCGTCCGGGAGCCCGTTCTCCGTGACGAACACGGGCCTGCGGTAACGTTCCCACACCTCCCGCACCACCCGGTACAGGCCCTCCGGATACACCTCCCCGTAGTCCCCATCGCTGTAGACGGCACCGGGATCCCGCACGGTCTGCGCGAGGCCGTAGGAGACCCGCCAGGGGGCGAACCGAAGGCGGTCCCGGGTGTAGTAGTTCACGCCCACGAAGTCCAGGGTTCCCGCGCACTCCGGAAGGACCCAGCGTCCCAGGGCGGAACGGACCACCCCCCGGTGCAGCGCCTCCAGCCACATCCAGTTGAAGAACTGTCCGTGCACGGAGCAGATCCAACGGTCGAGCTTCCCATCCGGGCGGGCGGGATCGAAGGGACGGAGGTTGTGGGCGGTGCCCACCTGAGCGTCCCGCTGGACCTCATGGAGAGCCCGGTAGGCGGCCGCGTGGGCCCGCAGGAGGTTCGGGATGGCCTGCCAGGCCCGAAGCGGGTTGCGGACGGCCGGCGGGTGCTTGCCGTGCAGGTAGCCCAGGGCCACCACCACGTTGGGCTCGTTGATGGGGATCCACCAGGAGACGAGCTCCCCGAACGCCTCCGCGCAGCGCTCTGCGTACCGCGCAAACCAGTACACGATCTTGGGATTCTCCCACCCGCCCTGCTGGGCCACCCACAAGGGCAGGGTGAAGTGGTTCAGGGTTACCATGGGTTCAATCCCCCGCTCCCGCAGTCCCCGCAGCATCTGGCGGTAGCGGGCCTCGGCCTCCTCCTCCCACCGGTCCGGCTCCGGTTCCAGGCGGCTCCACTCCAGGGAAAGCCGATGGGCGTTCTGGTGCAGCGCCCGCATCCGGTCGAAATCCTCCTCCGCCCGGTGCCACCAGTCGCAGGCGGCTCCCGAGCGGCTTCCATCCCGGATGCGGCCGGGCTGCTGCTCAAACAGCCACCAGTCGTTGTTGGTGTTCCCCCCCTCCACCTGGTGGCTGCTGGTGGCAGTCCCCCAGCGGAACCCTTCGGGGAAGCGCTTCACGCCCAAAAACAAAGGGCCGGGGCACAGGCATCGTACCCCGGCCCGGATACGCTACCAGCTGGTGAACGCGTATGCGCCGAACACCTGATTGGTGGTCACGTTGTTCACCGCGATGTTCGTGTAGTACACGGAAAGGGAGGTGTTCGCGGCCAAATTCCAGGTCACCCCCAGCTCGTACAGGGCGTACGGGACCCCAGTGGATTTGTAGTTCCCGAACTCTCCCAGGCCCCATGC
Proteins encoded in this region:
- a CDS encoding ABC transporter permease subunit, with product MHLSFAGLGNWHRLLTDPRFWTSLGNTVAIVAGAVSLEVLLGFGLALLVYRPLPGGAFFRVLFVIPMALTPIAVGYMWRMLLNETIGPLNAILEAVGLPPLGWVSGDTLPLLSMILVDVWQWTPFVLCLASLQALPEELWEAAQLDGASGGQTLRYLTLPLMIPTLLTAGFLRAVEAFKIVDVIFIITGGGPGTRTESLTLHAYYRGLHAFDLAYGATIAFSLFPLYWLVTASLKDALAVHQGPKFLPWVDFQPTLDAWRNLLLGVERETVYGPLLNSLVVGSSSSLLSMALGASAAYGLARLRVRLGPMTNEDVLFWIVSQRIMPPIVTALALFLLLRTVGLLDTRTGLVLVYVTFNLPLATWLMHKFFRQIPPSLEEAALVDGATRARVLWHVVLPVSVPGLVATFLFCFLFAWNELLFALILTFNRARTLPTLIAAQHTQRGIEWRSLSAMSLITLAPVVLITLLLQGYLVGRVLGGTER
- a CDS encoding IclR family transcriptional regulator encodes the protein MKIRAHARNGVQSVERAAAVLRVLGEAGRPLGVAEISARIAVPRPTVYRLLQSLAREGLVTPVGRGFTIGAGVLWLAARRLEQLELRTVGRPILKDLRDRTGETVHLAVLEGGQVVYVEKVESPGPIRMASMVGRIFPAHSTALGKAMLAYLPQEQLQEILRRHGLPARTANTITDPARLLEELALVRARGFSIDNVENEEGIRCVGAPIFDHTGAVAGAVSVSGSVATISLERARRELGPLVREAAERISRALGWSGAPRWGRR
- a CDS encoding glycoside hydrolase family 1 protein, which produces MKRFPEGFRWGTATSSHQVEGGNTNNDWWLFEQQPGRIRDGSRSGAACDWWHRAEEDFDRMRALHQNAHRLSLEWSRLEPEPDRWEEEAEARYRQMLRGLRERGIEPMVTLNHFTLPLWVAQQGGWENPKIVYWFARYAERCAEAFGELVSWWIPINEPNVVVALGYLHGKHPPAVRNPLRAWQAIPNLLRAHAAAYRALHEVQRDAQVGTAHNLRPFDPARPDGKLDRWICSVHGQFFNWMWLEALHRGVVRSALGRWVLPECAGTLDFVGVNYYTRDRLRFAPWRVSYGLAQTVRDPGAVYSDGDYGEVYPEGLYRVVREVWERYRRPVFVTENGLPDADDDLRPRFLVEHLSALHRAIEEGADVRGYYHWSLVDNFEWAEGWSLRFGLIALDPQTQIRTFRPSAYLYAEICARNALPG